From Halodesulfovibrio sp., a single genomic window includes:
- a CDS encoding tetratricopeptide repeat protein, which translates to MIKVLRFSALFLCLCLICVSTASAKKYTQQECDKYYFSAQYDEAFQCISSMADEGDPQSQFNLAVLYHLGQGVEKNKEKTIYWLLRAAENQHPNAQFGVGAAYEAGFGVEKDLGIAAQWYTKAANQGHAAAQTNLGVMYGNGEGVQKNHIEALKWFRLAASSGSSKAKRNAELLSEHMSKEEIIEADAMAASWEPIVPQNAISLPNSSVHK; encoded by the coding sequence ATGATAAAGGTACTCCGTTTTAGTGCATTGTTTTTGTGTTTATGTCTGATTTGCGTATCGACTGCTTCAGCCAAAAAATACACGCAGCAAGAATGTGATAAATACTATTTCTCTGCTCAGTATGATGAGGCGTTTCAATGCATTAGTTCTATGGCAGACGAAGGTGATCCACAGTCACAATTTAACTTAGCAGTGTTGTACCATTTGGGACAAGGTGTAGAAAAGAATAAAGAAAAAACTATTTACTGGTTACTACGTGCAGCAGAAAACCAGCACCCTAATGCGCAATTTGGTGTTGGCGCAGCATATGAAGCAGGTTTCGGGGTAGAAAAAGACCTTGGAATTGCTGCCCAGTGGTACACAAAAGCTGCCAACCAAGGACACGCAGCCGCGCAGACTAATTTAGGCGTTATGTACGGTAACGGTGAAGGTGTGCAGAAAAACCATATTGAAGCATTAAAATGGTTCAGGCTTGCAGCCTCCAGTGGAAGCAGCAAGGCAAAACGCAATGCAGAATTGTTATCCGAGCACATGTCAAAAGAAGAAATTATTGAGGCAGATGCAATGGCGGCATCATGGGAACCGATAGTGCCTCAAAACGCAATTTCACTTCCAAACTCATCTGTACACAAGTGA
- a CDS encoding aminopeptidase P family protein produces MIQIYKARRDKLRALMDEKGIEALFISHEANRFYLSGFELHDGQKNEYAGYLFITKDGKDWLFTDPRYQDAAKRLWDDSHIYIYKGSASASINEHIKQLGYSTIGFEANTIPYAFLKVLAGGLQCVEGDGLVEKLRIIKDEHEIACLKEACALNHKLMQWVPSVCRPGRTEKAVAWDIEKFFREHGASELAFASIVAVGPNAALPHAIPDDTVITDECPILIDVGCRLNDYCSDQTRTFWVGSHPSDEFQRTMELVRTAQDTAIASMEPGMPVKEAHAIASKVFADAGVEEAFTHSLGHGIGLETHEAPSVNMRSDAILQPGMVVTAEPGLYYPEWGGVRWEHMVLVTENGVIRM; encoded by the coding sequence ATGATTCAAATATACAAAGCAAGGCGAGACAAATTACGCGCTCTCATGGATGAGAAGGGCATAGAAGCACTGTTTATCAGCCATGAAGCAAACCGTTTTTATCTGTCTGGTTTTGAGCTGCATGACGGGCAAAAAAATGAGTATGCAGGATACCTGTTCATCACCAAAGATGGAAAAGACTGGTTGTTTACAGACCCTCGCTACCAAGATGCTGCAAAGCGGTTATGGGACGACTCTCATATCTATATATATAAGGGCAGTGCGTCGGCATCTATTAATGAACACATCAAGCAGTTGGGATACTCAACCATCGGTTTTGAAGCTAATACCATTCCATATGCCTTTTTGAAGGTTCTTGCTGGTGGCTTGCAATGTGTAGAAGGCGACGGACTTGTAGAAAAATTACGCATCATCAAGGATGAACACGAAATTGCCTGTCTTAAAGAAGCGTGTGCATTAAACCATAAGCTCATGCAATGGGTTCCATCTGTTTGCAGACCGGGACGTACAGAAAAAGCCGTAGCGTGGGATATTGAAAAGTTTTTCCGCGAGCATGGTGCTAGCGAGCTTGCTTTTGCCTCTATTGTTGCTGTCGGTCCTAATGCTGCACTGCCACATGCTATTCCCGATGACACGGTCATCACGGACGAATGCCCTATTCTTATTGATGTAGGTTGCCGCCTGAACGATTATTGCTCAGATCAGACCCGTACCTTCTGGGTTGGCTCTCACCCTTCAGACGAATTTCAGCGAACTATGGAACTTGTCCGCACCGCGCAGGATACAGCTATAGCGTCTATGGAACCGGGAATGCCGGTAAAAGAGGCTCATGCTATCGCTTCCAAAGTATTTGCTGATGCCGGTGTAGAAGAAGCCTTTACTCATTCGTTAGGGCACGGAATTGGGCTGGAAACGCATGAGGCTCCTTCCGTGAACATGCGCTCTGATGCCATCCTACAGCCGGGAATGGTGGTTACTGCCGAACCCGGACTATACTACCCAGAGTGGGGCGGCGTGCGCTGGGAACATATGGTTCTGGTCACAGAAAATGGCGTAATTCGTATGTAG
- a CDS encoding MucR family transcriptional regulator has translation MEEYLKQALDIVKAQASVRTMTEDEIGSMMQKLAFGIKQIAEGAQEEIEQEPIMEPGKAIKEKSITCLECGKSFKILTRKHLLSHDLSMQDYREKYGYKKGMPLVCKSLQRERRKKMKDMRLWEKRKKKA, from the coding sequence ATGGAAGAATATCTGAAGCAGGCTTTGGATATTGTTAAAGCACAGGCTAGTGTTCGCACTATGACTGAAGATGAAATCGGCTCTATGATGCAAAAGTTGGCTTTTGGCATTAAACAAATTGCCGAAGGCGCTCAGGAAGAAATCGAGCAAGAACCGATAATGGAGCCTGGAAAAGCTATTAAAGAAAAGTCCATCACCTGCCTTGAATGTGGTAAGTCTTTCAAAATACTTACCCGCAAGCACTTGCTTTCTCATGACCTGTCTATGCAAGATTACCGCGAAAAATACGGCTACAAAAAAGGTATGCCGCTTGTTTGTAAATCTTTGCAACGTGAGCGCAGAAAAAAAATGAAAGATATGCGCCTGTGGGAAAAACGCAAAAAGAAAGCGTAG
- a CDS encoding peptide chain release factor 3 has translation MSKALAREVDKRRTFGIISHPDAGKTTLTEKLLLYGGAIQMAGSVKSRKAARHATSDWMAMEQERGISVTSSVMKFEYKGHEVNLLDTPGHQDFSEDTYRVLTAVDSGLLVIDSAKGVEAQTLKLMDVCRLRNTPIVTFINKLDRDGLDPLDVMADIEEHLKIECVPLTWPIGMGQDFKGTWNIYKNELHLFSAVHEGKTQEGLVFNDVNDPRLEEYLGEYAAQLRDELELLEGAGNPFDKERYLSGEQTPVFFGSAINNFGVQEMLDAFVDLAPAPKSRPTTTREVSPYETDFSGVVFKIQANMDKNHRDRIAFMRICSGKFTRGMKVKHHRQGKDFTIANATIFMAQDRTGVDEAFAGDIIGIHNHGTIKIGDTFTTKEELKFVGIPSFSPEHFRRVQLKDPMKRKQLQKGLEQLAEEGAVQLFRPISNSDYILGAVGVLQFDVIVHRLKEEYSVNALYEPCMITTARWISSDDEKVLADFKDYYSSDLAIDAEGCLAYLAPNPWKLESAQERYPKVTFSTTREIR, from the coding sequence ATGAGTAAAGCTTTAGCACGCGAAGTTGATAAGCGCCGTACCTTCGGCATCATCAGTCACCCGGATGCCGGTAAAACCACCCTTACAGAAAAATTGCTGCTGTACGGTGGTGCTATTCAGATGGCGGGTTCAGTAAAATCCCGTAAAGCGGCACGCCACGCTACTTCTGACTGGATGGCGATGGAACAGGAACGCGGTATTTCTGTTACCTCCTCTGTTATGAAGTTTGAATACAAAGGGCACGAAGTTAACCTGCTAGACACACCGGGTCACCAGGATTTCTCTGAAGACACCTACCGTGTTTTAACAGCGGTAGACTCTGGCTTGCTGGTTATCGACTCCGCAAAGGGCGTAGAAGCACAGACATTGAAACTGATGGATGTATGTCGCCTGCGTAACACCCCTATCGTGACCTTTATCAACAAGCTCGACCGTGACGGTCTTGATCCTCTCGACGTCATGGCTGATATCGAAGAGCATTTAAAGATAGAATGTGTACCGCTCACATGGCCAATCGGCATGGGACAAGATTTTAAAGGTACATGGAATATCTACAAAAACGAACTACACTTGTTCAGCGCTGTACACGAAGGTAAAACTCAGGAAGGTCTTGTTTTTAATGACGTAAACGACCCGCGCCTCGAAGAATACCTTGGTGAATATGCAGCACAACTGCGCGATGAGCTGGAACTGCTGGAAGGTGCAGGTAACCCATTTGACAAAGAGCGTTACCTCAGTGGTGAGCAGACTCCGGTATTTTTCGGTTCTGCTATTAACAACTTTGGTGTGCAGGAAATGCTGGATGCCTTTGTTGATCTGGCACCAGCGCCAAAAAGCCGCCCGACTACAACTCGTGAAGTTTCACCATACGAAACTGATTTCTCCGGTGTTGTCTTTAAGATTCAGGCAAACATGGATAAAAACCACCGTGACCGCATCGCATTTATGCGTATTTGTTCCGGTAAGTTTACCCGTGGCATGAAGGTAAAGCATCATCGTCAGGGCAAAGATTTTACCATTGCGAATGCAACCATCTTTATGGCGCAGGATAGAACAGGCGTTGATGAAGCATTTGCAGGTGATATCATCGGTATCCACAACCACGGTACAATCAAAATCGGCGACACCTTCACAACAAAGGAAGAGCTGAAATTCGTTGGTATCCCAAGCTTCTCGCCGGAACATTTCCGCCGTGTACAGTTAAAAGACCCAATGAAACGCAAACAGTTGCAGAAAGGTCTTGAGCAGTTGGCAGAAGAGGGCGCGGTACAGCTGTTCCGCCCTATCTCCAACAGTGACTACATTCTTGGTGCTGTTGGTGTGTTGCAGTTTGATGTAATTGTACACCGCCTGAAAGAAGAATACAGCGTAAACGCGTTGTATGAGCCATGCATGATTACAACCGCACGCTGGATTAGCAGTGATGACGAGAAAGTTCTCGCTGATTTCAAAGATTACTACAGCAGTGATCTTGCAATTGATGCTGAAGGCTGCCTTGCCTACCTTGCGCCGAATCCATGGAAACTGGAATCTGCTCAGGAGCGCTACCCGAAAGTAACGTTCAGCACTACCCGCGAAATCCGCTAG
- a CDS encoding hydantoinase/oxoprolinase family protein, with the protein MVKEKRYCIGIDTGGTYTDAVIVDKTSGSVVATAKSPTTHYDIQKGIQSVVEQVLSVSGINPDDIGKTCVSTTLATNALVENKGADVALFVIGFNQRLEVPAVAARFVPGGHTIKGEEVEPLGINYIVDGVNELKNDVEAWAVCSSMAFINPVHELVAAKAVKLVSDAPVFCSHEASSRAGMKERASTACLNAQLLPVMQKFLSGISSALTACGITGEVLVVRGDATAMQMQEALTHAASTIASGPAATALFGAKATNTTDALILDVGGTTTDITLIKDGKPVVDTAGMSIGKWETHVEAVEMFTVGIGGDSLVQLTSGKPMQVGPARVTPICMARAVPAPETWIGQDKLSRCIAIAPDVSQERIEKSTILTCLTKHGSMTPHALLKHLSMAEITFEQELKKLLHKQDVIEIGFTPTDALHVLNKLEIGDRDMALSAANILATIEGCTVEELAERVVRQAERVIEETVLRHLSKREIGGNLAGYLANREENQLLQITVSLNVPMIGIGAAAPFLLTNVAKRLNTTITFPDHFAVGNALGSVFMAETTC; encoded by the coding sequence ATGGTAAAAGAGAAGCGGTATTGTATTGGCATAGATACCGGCGGAACATATACGGATGCAGTTATTGTGGATAAAACCTCTGGTTCAGTTGTAGCAACTGCCAAAAGTCCCACAACACATTATGACATTCAAAAGGGCATTCAATCTGTGGTTGAACAGGTACTTAGCGTATCTGGAATTAATCCTGATGATATCGGCAAAACATGCGTTTCTACCACGTTAGCGACGAATGCGTTGGTGGAAAACAAAGGTGCAGATGTAGCCCTTTTTGTTATCGGCTTTAACCAACGGCTCGAAGTGCCAGCAGTGGCAGCACGGTTTGTTCCCGGCGGGCACACCATCAAAGGTGAAGAAGTAGAACCGTTGGGCATCAACTATATAGTAGATGGTGTGAACGAGCTTAAAAACGATGTTGAAGCATGGGCAGTATGCAGTTCAATGGCGTTCATAAATCCAGTACATGAGTTGGTCGCAGCTAAAGCTGTTAAGCTGGTGAGCGACGCCCCCGTATTTTGTTCACACGAGGCAAGTTCCCGAGCTGGTATGAAAGAGCGCGCATCAACCGCCTGCCTCAACGCCCAACTACTGCCAGTCATGCAAAAATTTCTTTCCGGTATCAGCAGTGCGCTTACAGCATGTGGAATTACAGGCGAAGTTCTCGTAGTTCGTGGTGATGCAACCGCAATGCAGATGCAGGAAGCTCTCACACATGCAGCGTCTACAATTGCCAGCGGTCCTGCGGCAACAGCATTGTTCGGTGCAAAGGCAACAAATACAACAGATGCCCTTATCTTAGATGTAGGCGGCACAACTACTGACATAACCCTAATCAAAGATGGGAAACCAGTCGTAGACACCGCAGGCATGTCCATAGGAAAATGGGAAACACATGTTGAAGCAGTAGAAATGTTTACTGTGGGCATCGGTGGTGACAGCCTCGTGCAACTCACCAGCGGCAAGCCAATGCAAGTGGGTCCTGCACGCGTCACGCCTATCTGTATGGCGCGGGCTGTCCCCGCACCAGAGACTTGGATAGGGCAAGACAAGCTATCACGTTGTATCGCAATAGCGCCTGACGTATCGCAAGAACGCATTGAAAAATCGACTATCCTGACGTGTCTGACTAAACACGGCTCCATGACGCCACATGCTCTACTCAAACATTTGAGCATGGCAGAAATCACCTTTGAGCAGGAATTGAAAAAGCTTCTGCACAAGCAGGATGTCATCGAAATTGGATTCACGCCTACGGATGCGCTGCATGTTCTAAACAAGCTTGAAATCGGTGACCGTGACATGGCGCTCAGTGCTGCAAACATTCTTGCAACGATAGAAGGCTGTACTGTTGAAGAGCTTGCAGAGCGCGTTGTAAGACAGGCAGAAAGGGTAATCGAAGAAACAGTATTGCGGCATCTTTCTAAACGCGAGATTGGCGGCAATCTTGCCGGATATCTTGCAAACCGCGAAGAAAACCAATTATTGCAAATTACAGTATCGCTCAATGTGCCAATGATCGGAATAGGGGCTGCTGCACCATTCTTGCTCACAAACGTAGCCAAGCGGTTAAATACAACCATAACATTCCCCGATCACTTTGCGGTAGGCAATGCCCTAGGTTCAGTGTTTATGGCAGAAACAACCTGTTAA
- a CDS encoding exodeoxyribonuclease III, giving the protein MKLTSWNVNGFRAVRKKPEWQWFEENGADVVGVQETKAMPEQIAEEDRHPEGIYSYWLGASVKKGYSGTAVFSKIKPLSVSYELPDPKYQGEGRVIHLEFDAFHYFNIYFPNGQAGDDRLEYKLGFYDAFLDHAEELRKTKPIVVCGDFNTAHKPVDLARPKPNEGTSGFLPIERAWLDKFVDAGYVDTFRYVNPNTKDKYSWWSYRFNARKNNTGWRIDYFFVSEELKDAVKDAWIEDTQFGSDHCPVWLELDIES; this is encoded by the coding sequence ATGAAATTGACATCTTGGAATGTTAACGGCTTTAGAGCTGTTCGAAAAAAGCCAGAGTGGCAGTGGTTTGAAGAAAACGGTGCTGATGTTGTCGGTGTGCAGGAAACAAAAGCGATGCCGGAGCAGATTGCCGAAGAAGATAGACACCCTGAAGGTATTTACAGCTACTGGCTTGGAGCCAGTGTAAAAAAAGGCTACTCCGGTACGGCGGTATTTTCTAAAATAAAGCCTCTCAGTGTCTCCTATGAGCTTCCTGATCCTAAATACCAAGGGGAAGGACGTGTTATTCACCTTGAATTTGATGCATTCCATTACTTCAACATCTATTTCCCTAATGGGCAGGCGGGCGATGACCGCCTTGAATACAAGCTCGGTTTCTACGATGCATTCTTAGATCATGCAGAAGAGTTGCGGAAAACAAAACCGATTGTTGTGTGTGGTGATTTTAATACCGCCCACAAACCGGTAGACCTTGCACGCCCGAAACCGAATGAAGGCACTTCCGGATTTTTACCGATTGAACGGGCATGGCTGGATAAATTTGTAGACGCTGGCTACGTGGATACATTCCGATACGTTAACCCGAATACCAAAGACAAATACTCGTGGTGGTCATACCGTTTTAACGCACGTAAGAATAATACTGGCTGGCGTATCGACTATTTCTTTGTTTCTGAAGAATTAAAAGATGCTGTTAAAGATGCATGGATTGAAGATACGCAGTTTGGTTCCGACCACTGCCCAGTATGGCTTGAACTCGATATAGAGTCATAG
- a CDS encoding deoxyribodipyrimidine photo-lyase — protein MQIQNERIFLNRNSTESTTAQSVVYWMRCEHRAQDNWALLYALEQANNQNLPLIVLFSLYGSTPNASYRQKRFLYDGIQETQATLEDLGIPFVNSNAVTPEELAEVVNRFEPSILITDHSALKPQQRWLHAIASQTQCAIAEVDGRNVVPARYVSGKQEYAARTIRPKIHRLLDQFLTSFPKLSSPEVVWKGDTFTEPLLAPAEHVGSPSAVSSFAAGEKAAHSVLDVFLKRKVYQYLQRNNPNEDALSNLSPYLHFGMLSAQRIVLKTLQHPQIPSEAKETFLEELVVRRELADNFCLFNPNYDSTQGFPEWALRTLEKHRSDQREYIYSLAEFTNAETHDPLWNAAQQELLLLGKMHGYMRMYWAKKILEWTASPEEAMQIAIYLNDTYSLDGVDSNGYTGVAWSIGGVHDRAWRERPVFGTIRYMNYNGAKRKFDVAAYIDKMHFLARKHQK, from the coding sequence ATGCAGATACAAAATGAACGAATCTTTCTGAACCGAAATAGTACCGAATCAACCACAGCCCAGTCCGTTGTGTATTGGATGCGTTGCGAGCATAGGGCACAGGACAACTGGGCACTCCTTTATGCTCTGGAACAGGCGAACAATCAGAATTTGCCGTTGATTGTACTTTTTTCTCTTTATGGCTCAACACCCAACGCCTCATACAGACAGAAGCGTTTTTTGTATGACGGTATTCAAGAAACACAAGCTACGCTGGAAGACCTCGGAATTCCATTTGTTAATTCTAATGCGGTGACACCTGAAGAATTAGCTGAAGTGGTTAATCGATTCGAGCCTTCCATTCTTATTACAGACCATTCTGCATTGAAACCACAGCAGCGCTGGCTGCATGCGATTGCTAGTCAGACACAATGTGCCATAGCTGAAGTGGATGGACGTAACGTCGTTCCTGCACGGTATGTATCTGGTAAACAAGAATACGCCGCACGTACAATCCGTCCTAAAATTCACAGGTTACTGGATCAGTTCCTTACATCTTTCCCTAAGCTTTCTAGCCCTGAGGTTGTATGGAAAGGAGACACCTTTACAGAGCCGCTACTGGCTCCAGCAGAGCATGTAGGCAGCCCGTCAGCAGTTTCCAGTTTTGCCGCAGGGGAAAAAGCCGCACATAGCGTTCTGGATGTGTTCTTGAAACGAAAAGTTTACCAGTATCTTCAGAGAAATAATCCTAATGAGGATGCCTTGTCGAATCTTTCGCCGTATCTGCATTTCGGGATGCTCTCTGCACAGCGTATTGTACTGAAAACGTTGCAGCATCCACAAATTCCTTCTGAAGCAAAAGAAACATTTTTGGAAGAGCTTGTTGTTCGTAGAGAACTTGCAGACAACTTCTGCCTGTTCAACCCAAATTATGATTCTACACAAGGGTTCCCTGAATGGGCATTGCGAACATTAGAAAAACATCGTTCCGATCAGCGGGAATATATCTATTCTCTTGCTGAATTTACGAATGCAGAAACTCACGACCCACTGTGGAATGCAGCGCAGCAGGAATTGCTATTGCTCGGAAAGATGCACGGATACATGCGTATGTACTGGGCAAAAAAAATTCTGGAGTGGACAGCATCGCCCGAAGAAGCCATGCAGATTGCCATATACCTTAATGACACTTATTCGCTGGATGGTGTTGATTCCAACGGATATACAGGAGTCGCATGGTCAATAGGCGGTGTGCACGACAGAGCGTGGCGTGAACGCCCTGTCTTCGGCACTATCCGGTATATGAACTATAATGGAGCCAAGCGAAAGTTTGATGTTGCTGCGTATATCGACAAAATGCACTTTCTGGCTCGAAAACATCAAAAGTAA
- a CDS encoding STAS/SEC14 domain-containing protein, with product MLKLLEGFDDATVAIESEGEVTHKDYEEVLIPRVKEILETHKKVKCFIHFTEGSTYSVGAMATDAMFGFRHLLSWDKVAIVSDIEWIHKAMRFILPIMPFKITLFAEKEYDEAKTWLNS from the coding sequence ATGCTTAAGCTTTTAGAAGGATTCGATGACGCAACGGTTGCAATAGAATCAGAAGGCGAGGTGACTCACAAAGATTATGAAGAAGTGCTTATACCCCGCGTAAAAGAAATTTTGGAAACCCATAAAAAGGTAAAGTGCTTTATTCATTTCACCGAAGGCTCCACCTACTCTGTCGGTGCTATGGCAACAGATGCAATGTTCGGCTTCCGGCACTTACTCTCTTGGGATAAAGTCGCCATAGTGTCAGATATTGAATGGATTCATAAAGCCATGCGCTTCATTCTTCCTATCATGCCGTTCAAAATTACGCTCTTTGCGGAAAAAGAATACGACGAAGCCAAAACTTGGCTCAACTCATAA
- a CDS encoding VCBS repeat-containing protein, producing the protein MQSVIRTVILTVLMLMLSMSVAFAEGAKTFGVVPFTVNGPKTFKYLERAIPQMLSSRLFWKEHFVPVDAAALEGIAAPASNAEAKKALETSGADYLIYGSVNMIGDQTSLDVRVADKNGKIWPRSASSSLNDMIPTLQNIAGAINTEVFDRPDARAQAVAETKERVNQMNPAITVNQTSANQEVFLNPQFRYAGNNDSNSRLRSNSLRFAAHSMIVADITGNKKNEVVLIDKHTVRVYNFKKNALDPITQVKPMRRYDLLTVRAIDLDRDKKKELVVSGMDKDQGSITFFYTMKDGKLVEFAPHIKMLANVVALPPTYLPVLIGQKTRKGGDVFTSGVHELAFINGEVTTSRRIALPKKTNLFNFAWVPDEEDGDKIIVLLPDSEKIAVYNSSFDRIVSSAAAYSGSTISIENDDTMPGLGKDKLLIPAKYFIPMPFVVKDLDHNGKYEVLVNKPISIAAQFFDRYRFFPQGEIHSLQWDGVGLGLQWKTRRIKGGVMGYQVADLDNDGIMDLVVGINTHPGVSGFEARKTMVLGYPLDLEMNNPNTPASKDYAEEK; encoded by the coding sequence ATGCAATCTGTTATACGCACTGTAATTTTGACAGTGCTGATGCTGATGTTAAGCATGTCTGTAGCGTTTGCAGAAGGGGCAAAGACGTTTGGGGTTGTTCCGTTTACCGTCAATGGACCGAAAACATTCAAGTACTTAGAGCGTGCTATTCCGCAAATGCTCAGTTCTCGTTTGTTCTGGAAGGAACATTTTGTTCCTGTTGACGCTGCTGCTCTCGAAGGCATTGCTGCACCTGCCAGCAACGCAGAGGCAAAAAAAGCTCTGGAAACCTCCGGTGCAGATTACCTCATTTACGGTAGCGTAAACATGATCGGCGATCAGACATCATTGGATGTTCGTGTCGCTGATAAAAACGGTAAAATCTGGCCTCGTTCTGCTTCCAGCTCCTTGAATGATATGATTCCGACCCTGCAAAACATTGCAGGTGCTATTAACACTGAAGTTTTTGACCGCCCTGACGCACGCGCACAAGCTGTTGCTGAAACTAAAGAGCGCGTCAACCAGATGAACCCTGCAATTACTGTTAACCAGACTTCTGCAAATCAGGAAGTTTTTCTGAACCCGCAGTTCCGCTATGCAGGGAACAACGATTCTAACAGCCGTCTTCGTTCCAACTCTTTGCGTTTTGCAGCGCACAGCATGATTGTTGCTGACATTACTGGTAACAAGAAAAACGAAGTAGTTCTTATCGATAAACATACCGTTCGTGTTTACAACTTTAAAAAGAACGCTCTTGATCCTATCACACAAGTTAAGCCAATGCGCCGCTACGACTTACTTACAGTTCGCGCTATTGACTTAGACCGTGATAAGAAAAAAGAGCTTGTTGTAAGCGGCATGGACAAAGATCAAGGCTCCATTACCTTCTTCTACACAATGAAAGACGGTAAGCTTGTTGAATTTGCACCGCACATTAAAATGCTTGCAAACGTCGTAGCACTGCCACCTACATACCTGCCTGTTCTCATCGGACAAAAGACCCGCAAAGGTGGAGATGTATTCACATCCGGCGTACACGAACTTGCGTTCATTAACGGTGAAGTAACCACCAGCCGCCGAATCGCGCTTCCTAAGAAGACAAACCTGTTCAACTTTGCATGGGTACCTGACGAAGAGGACGGCGATAAAATTATTGTTCTTCTTCCAGATAGTGAAAAAATTGCTGTATACAATTCCAGCTTTGACCGCATTGTTTCTTCCGCAGCAGCGTACTCCGGTAGCACCATCAGTATTGAAAATGATGACACCATGCCGGGACTCGGTAAGGACAAACTTCTTATCCCTGCTAAGTACTTCATTCCAATGCCGTTTGTAGTCAAAGACCTTGACCACAATGGTAAATATGAAGTGTTGGTTAACAAACCTATTTCCATTGCGGCTCAGTTCTTTGATCGCTACCGCTTCTTCCCACAGGGTGAAATTCACTCCTTGCAGTGGGATGGCGTAGGTCTTGGACTTCAGTGGAAAACACGCCGTATTAAAGGCGGTGTAATGGGATATCAGGTTGCAGACCTTGATAACGACGGCATCATGGATTTGGTTGTGGGTATCAATACCCATCCGGGTGTGAGTGGTTTTGAAGCACGTAAAACTATGGTGCTTGGCTACCCGCTTGACCTCGAAATGAATAATCCAAACACACCGGCATCCAAAGATTACGCTGAAGAAAAGTAG